The region TTCTCGAATAAACCAGCATCCGGCGTATCCTCCTGAATTTTATGATGGTTCCCGATTAATCCTTGCTTTTCAATGGCCGGGGGTTTTACAAGGTATATTTTTTCATTTTTAACCCCGCTCCTTGACAGCGATAAAATATCCCGGCTTTTCTGGTTCAATTTAAGGACTGGATATTCTCCTTCAACTTTTAAATATCCGCGCTGGATAAGCTCTCTTATAAACCCATGCCACATTTTCTTTGGCAGGTTTTTTCCCGACCCGTACGATCCTAATGAAGAGTGTCCGTTTTGCAGTAGGCGGCTACCCTTTCCCCCGATAAGCACATCTATAACATAATTTATGCCGAATCTCTCATCCATTTCATCGATGCAGGAAAGTATGGTCATTATTTCATTTGTTGCTTCAATTTCCTCCTTCGGCATAAGACAGTTATCACAGCCCTTGCAGTTATTTTCTTTGAAATCCTCTCCAAAATAACCCAGCAATAGTTTTCTTCTGCATAGATTTGTTTCAGAGAAATTTATTATATCGTTAAGTTTATTCTGTGCAATTTGTCTTTCCTTTTCATTGGATATCTGTTTTAGAAAATACTCGATTTTTTGCCTGTCGCCATAACTATAAAAAAGCACGCATTCGCTCTTCAATCCATCCCTACCTGCACGTCCGGTCTCCTGGTAGTATGCTTCAAGATTCTTGGGAAGGTCATGATGTATCACAAATCGGATATTGGGTTTATCAATACCCATCCCGAAGGCGACTGTGGCTATAAGTACATCAACGTCGTCTTTTATGAACTTTTCCTGGTTCTGCGATCTTATTTTCGAAGATAAGCCTGCATGATATGGAAGCACCCGGAATCCTGCATTTTTCAGGCCCTCTGTAATAGTTTCCACATTTTTCCTGCTGTAGCAGTATATTATGCCTGATTCTCCCCGCTTTGTTCGCAGGATTTCCACGATATGCCTGAATGCATCCTGCTTGGGTTTTACATAATAGATCAAATTTTCCCTGTTAAAACTGGCAAGATATTTTTTACAATCGGAAAGGGCAAGCTGGGTGATGATATCATCCCTGACTTTAGGGGTGGCAGTGGCAGTTAGCGCTATTATGGGAACATCCGGAAAATATTGCCTTATTTGCTTTAACTGCCTGTATTCAGGCCTGAAATCATGCCCCCATTCGGATATACAATGGGCTTCATCAATAGCGAACAGGCTTATATTAAGCCCCTTCAGGAAGGAAAGAAATGATGGTATTGTGAATCTTTCCGGGGCAATATATAATAACCTGATATTGTTTTGTAAAAGTGCGGATTTTATTTTTATTATATCCTGATAGCTCTGCGAACTATTTATGAATTCAGCAGGGATGCCATTCATTCTCATGCTGTCCACCTGGTTCTTCATCAGAGAAATAAGAGGTGAGATAACTATCGTCAATCCTTTAAAAAGCAGTGAAGGATACTGGTAGCATAGCGACTTCCCCCCGCCTGTGGGCATCAGTACAAGTACGTCATTTCCTTTCAGTACATCAAGGATTATATCCTTTTGAAGCTGGCGGAAGTCAGGGTATCCGAAATACCTCCTGAGTATGTTATAATCGATGACAGGATCCGTTCCATTAGAAGGTATATCGATTTTTTTCTGATCTTCAAAGTTTTTCAATTTCGGGCACAGGTCAAAAAGCCTTTCGTCTTTTAACCCGCATTTACCGGATGCTTCGCACGTTATGCAAACCTGCATAAAAGCCATTCACAATTTCAACAACAATAATGGTTTCTATAAAAAAAATCAAAGGAGTGAAATGAGAATTTCGCTCCTTTATATTTAATTTCGCTATCGTTCTTTATTATACATTCGTAACTGTGCCGCTGATTGTTCCTGTTGGTTTCTTCTGGAGATATACCGGTACTGAAGTTGTATTGCCCTGGGTAACAACAACCACACCCGTGCTTGTATTGTCGTTGTGTGTGGGCTGTTTGCTAACTGTAACATTGTATGTTCCGGCTGGTACTGCAAATGAATAGTTACCGTTAATATCCGTTTTCTTGATATCTGCGCTATCTATCCAGACGTCTGCATTTACTACAGGCCCGTCTACGCTTGTTACAGTCACATTGATATATCCCAGGGACTGGACAACAAGCTGAGCATTCTTCGGAGCGCTCCACTGTTTACCGATATCCACGCCGCGGACATATATTGTATGATTTCCGTCCGGGAGGCTGCCTGTATCAAGTGTTGCTATTACATTCTCCCAGCTTCCTTGCCTTGCATCATAAAGGCCGTCCGCTGCCGTCATAGGAATTCCTTTGCCCTGGCCAGGATCTGTATCGATATAATACTCAGCTCCACCAACACGTGAAGCAGCACCATTTGCATCGTTGATCATGGATGTTATTTCAACAGGAGTTCCTTTTGTGACGCTAAGTGAAACATTGTTATTCAGATAGACTGTATTGGTAGAACCTCCTGTACCCGGATATGTCCTGTCAACATTATGCCTTGCCAGGGTATCCAGGCTGCTGGAAATATCCGTGCCATGGCAACTTCCGCCGTTACATGTTGTATAACCGGAACCGCCCATAGCCGTATCTGTAAGGTTTGGTGCATTATATTTTGATGCATATGTCGTGTGGCATGATTTACATGATACAGTTACCGGCATAGCAAGCGAACTATTATGCAGGTCAGATGCGCTGCCATCTACATGGCACTTGTCACATGTACCTGTGCCCGTATGAGGTATGGTTACCTGCTTATTCACCACACCATAGCTGGTCTTATTCACAGCGCTGTTGTGGCAGTTATTGCACGCGGTATTGTAAGTTCCTGCGCTTGGTGTTACAAGGTTCGTTGTTGTACCGTAATGTGTAACATTTCCCATTGCTGTATTAACTGTTGAATTCTGATCCGGGATATTCAAACTGTTGCTGTGGCAGTTCTCACAATTCATTGTGGTTACATTAATATTAGCACCGGGATAGTGTTCGCTGACTGCTGGTGAGGTAACATCCTGGTTCACGTGGCAGTCATTGCATACACGGACATTTACTCCTGGCTGAACCGTATAATTTGAACCCATATCAGTGGTATTGTAATGGCATGTCTTGCAATCAGCATTCGTAATTCCACCATCGGTGTTGTTGATATTTCCATGCATGCCAAGGGATGAAACATCAACTTTGTTTTGATATCCACTGTTGGTATCATGGCAAGCTATGCAGTTATCGCCACTGGTAGCATCGATTACACCATTCAGGTGACCTGCTTGTGTGCCTGTTGTGGCTCCTGTTCCATGGCAATTCTCGCAGTCACTGCCGTTGCTTGACGGGTGTGCCCTGTTATTCCTGGTAGTGATTGGCGGGGTGCTGTGGCAGTCACCGCATGTTACACTTGATGTGTTCCAGGTAGGGGCGGATTTCGGATCGTATGTTGGGTTCGGGCTGTGGCAATAGACTGAGCATGTCTTGCTTGCATTGATGCTGCCGGTAACGTTCGTGAAGTTGATGTCAATTGCACCGTTTGTCCTGTGCCCTGTCTGGTTACCTGCATCTGCATTCGTTCCGTGGCATTCTGCACAACTGTATCCTTCTGTGGTATAGTGTCTGGTATGGTTACCAGTTGGCGGAAGACCGCTTGGGACTGTTGAATGGCATTCTGTGCATGCCCCGGCAGTTGCTGTGTTCCAGGTGGCTGTGCCGACTTTTGCACCGCTGCTTAAGCCGTTGCTGTGGCATGAGACGCCAGCGCATGTGTCGTCGTTGCCTGAAGCCGGATTCATGGTATATGTTGCTATTGTTGCTGAACCATTTGTTACAACTGATGCATTGTCGTTTGTAATTGTATGATCAAGGTTGTTCCTGCCTCCGGTTGAATGGCAGTAATCGCAGCTTGTTTCCGGGATGCTGCCGTATCCTGCTGATTTATGCAGGTCATGGGCACCGGTCATGTTGTATCTGACTGAGCCGCTGGGTGGCTGGGAATGGCAGCCTTCGCAGAATGCACCTGAGGCCTGAGCAATTGTTCCGTTGTAAACTGATTGGGCACCGTGGCATTTATCGCAATTAACCGAACGGCTAAGGTTATGTAACGGCCAGACGCCAGCCGAAGTGTTCATTTTCTTGGCTGTTGTCCATTTACTGCCTGGTGTTTCTTTATAAAGACCGTAATAATTGTCACCGGATACTGCATAACCTGTGGCGTTCACGGTTGTAAATGTCTGGTCATGGCATCCTACGCATTCAACTTTATCGGTATGTTTTGAAGTGAACTGGAAAGTATGGTTTGCAGGATTATGACAAACCTCGCAACCTGTTACGCCTGATGTAGTGTTCTTTACCTGGAAGTCATGTACCCCTCTGCTGAAGTTGGCATTCATGTGACAGTCAGTACAGGTGAAAGAGGATGTTGTCTTGTGCGGTCCTGCGAACTTGCTGTCATGACTGCTGCCAGGCTCGTGGCATTTTTCGCATAACTGTGTATTATTTGATATCGGGTCATAGACCGAATAATTCACATAAGAGCTTGCAGTCGCATTATAGAAAGCAACAGGGTATCCTGAGATGCCGCTATACGACCTATTATGGAGGTTATGGCATACTCTGCACTGGATTCCAGCCCAATCCTGTTCTGCTATTACAGGATTTGTCACATTCAGGGTATCGTTGTAATTCAGGGGTGATTTACATTTAGCACAGTTATTCTTACTGTCTGATGTCCCGAATCTTGAGTTGGCATGTGAGCTATTGAGCCATGTGCTGGAGGCTTTATCGACTTTTTCAGGATTCCTGACTGCATGGCAGGTTAAGGAACAGGTGTATTGCGGGAACATTCCGATACCTGTGCCATTATTGCTGGCAAGAGGCATTCCTGCTCCTGACTGGTTGTATTGATAGTAGCTGTGCTCAACTGTCAGATTATGGTCATGGGTATAGAGAGATTCATTGAAACCGGTGAATTTCCGGGTGGTGTTCGCAAAATGGCACTGGGTACAATCAGAGGAACTGGTGTGGTTTTCTTTGAACCCGTTGGAACCATCTACATGGCAATTCCTGCATGTGTTGCTTTCGTTTACTATGTAGCCCTTATTGCCAGTGGTATGCCCGCTTACTGGCAGGTAGCCTGTGTGGCATGTGGTACATTCGGGAGCGGCTGGATTTTTGCTCTGGTTGTGTTGTGTGGAAAGTACTGCGGTATTATATGATGCATGGCAGGTAGCACAGGTCATACCTTCCGTATCGATTGCACCATTGAGGTGACCGGTCTGTGTACCTGTTGTAGCTCCTGTTCCATGGCAATTCTCGCAGTCACTGCCGTTGCTTGACGGGTGTGCCCTGTTATTCCTGGTGGTGGTTGGCGGGGTGCTGTGGCAGTCACCGCATGAGACACTTGATGTGTTCCAGGTAGGGACGGATTTAGGATCGTATGTTGGGTTCGGGCTGTGGCAGTATACGCTGCATGTCTTTGTTTCGTTTATTGTGCCTGTGACGTTGGTGAAGTTAATATCAATTGCAGCGTTTGTCTTGTGTCCTGTCTGGTTACCTGCATCTGCATTTAGGCCATGGCATTCTGCACAGCTATAGCCTTCTGTTGTATAGTGTCTGGTATGGTTACCAGTTGGCGGAAGACCGCTTGGGACTGTTGAATGGCATTCTGTGCATGCCCCGGCAGTTGCCGTGTTCCAGGTGGCTGTGCCGACTTTTGCACCGCTGCTTAAGCCGTTGCTGTGGCATGAGACGCCAGCGCAGGTATCGTCATTACCTGAAGCGGGATTCATCTGGTAATCTGATATTGCTATTGATGCTGATGCATTTGGAACTACGCTTGCATTGTCACTTCCATTGGGATGAAGGTTCTCGAATCTCCCCTGGGTTGAGTGACAGAAATCGCATCCTGTTTCTGATACATTACCATAGCCAGCATCTGCATGCAGGTCATGGGCACCGGTCATGTTGTATCTCTCAGTTCCACTTGGCGGTTGAGTATGACAGCCTGTACAGCCAGTACCTGTACTCAAGTTGTGCATGTAGGCTGTGATGCTTGTGGTATTTCCCTTATGGCAGGTAGCGCAATCGTTATCATTGTTCAAAGTGAAACCTGAATGGTCAGTAGCCCCTTCTGGATAATATGCGTATCCAGATTTGATCTGAGGTGGTATCGGTGATAGATTGCCTTTCATAGTGTTATAATTCGCAGATCCATTCACATGGCAGCCAAGACACCAGGTGGATTGTGTAAGATCAGTCGTTTCGACATTATTCGTGCCTTTGAACCGGTCAGGTTTACCAAGTGCAGTTGCATTATGTCTTGTGTCACCATGGCAGTAATCGCATGATGTGAGCCCTACTGAAACTGTCTCTGAACGCACGCCTGCATAATCGACACTCAGAGTATTTTGAGTTGCATCAGAAGATATTGTGGTATCCACATAGCGTATCTGCACCTTACCTCCTGCGATCTGTGTCGGTGACAATGATGTATTATACCACTGGGAGGTCGTTCCGCTGATAGTGGATTTCGTGATCCATGATCCTGAATCGTCCACCTGGACGTTATAGGATTCCCCTCCATCAGTCTTGCCTTTGATAGTAAGATAATAATTATTTTCTGCCGGAATCCCTGTGACATTCTGCTTGACATCAAGGAGATAGTTGGTGCCTCCGGCGGTCATGCTGTGTATGCGCTGGTAGTCAATGTATAAGCTGCCCTGCGAGGTGCCCGCAGGATTGACATCTGTATATCTTACTCTTGGATTGCCACCGTTCCACTCACTTGCTGTGAGCGACGTGTTGAACACTGTCATAGTCGAGGAAGAGAGTGTTCCTTTCTGGTTCCAGATAGAGCCATCGAACACTGACACACTGTAATTATCATGCGAGGTCACATTGTATCTTATTTCAAGGTACTGATAATCCGCTGCAGGGACAGATGCGGTATCTGTGGTAATATTCATACTATATGTGGTTGTTCCTCCTGAAGTTGTTACATTCACCCACATGGCATCTACATAAATGGTACTGCCCCCACCGTTAGATCCTTTATCCATGGTAGCCTGTAACCAGATATTATATACATCTGTCCATGATGAGATACTTGAAGTGATATTGTATACAAATTGTTGTTCTGTAACCTGGTCATGACTTGCAGCTTTTAAATTCGTCCATGATGCAGGTGCCGTCGCAGTTGCGGTATTTCCGAGACCCCAATCAAGCGTCCATACCTCTAATGGATCTGTACCCATTTGAGTATATACTTCAAAAATAGCTTCAACTTTAGTTATTGCTCCACCTGACGGGTTCGTTGAATTGTACACATTAAGAGCCCCATTACCTGTAGAAGAATAAACATTGTTCGGCGCGTTATATGCATTTGTTGCACTGCCTGCATTGGAATACCTGGCCATTGTTCCACTGCCACCTCCTCCACTTCCGCCTTCTGTCATCGTGGCAAAGGCGCCGCCATCTGACCAGCTCTGCATATTTGAAAAGATGCTGATAGTG is a window of Candidatus Methanoperedens sp. DNA encoding:
- the recQ gene encoding DNA helicase RecQ, whose amino-acid sequence is MQVCITCEASGKCGLKDERLFDLCPKLKNFEDQKKIDIPSNGTDPVIDYNILRRYFGYPDFRQLQKDIILDVLKGNDVLVLMPTGGGKSLCYQYPSLLFKGLTIVISPLISLMKNQVDSMRMNGIPAEFINSSQSYQDIIKIKSALLQNNIRLLYIAPERFTIPSFLSFLKGLNISLFAIDEAHCISEWGHDFRPEYRQLKQIRQYFPDVPIIALTATATPKVRDDIITQLALSDCKKYLASFNRENLIYYVKPKQDAFRHIVEILRTKRGESGIIYCYSRKNVETITEGLKNAGFRVLPYHAGLSSKIRSQNQEKFIKDDVDVLIATVAFGMGIDKPNIRFVIHHDLPKNLEAYYQETGRAGRDGLKSECVLFYSYGDRQKIEYFLKQISNEKERQIAQNKLNDIINFSETNLCRRKLLLGYFGEDFKENNCKGCDNCLMPKEEIEATNEIMTILSCIDEMDERFGINYVIDVLIGGKGSRLLQNGHSSLGSYGSGKNLPKKMWHGFIRELIQRGYLKVEGEYPVLKLNQKSRDILSLSRSGVKNEKIYLVKPPAIEKQGLIGNHHKIQEDTPDAGLFEKLRILRKTLADAQNQPPYMIFNDASLKQMASRRPCSPEDFRKITGVGDKKLESYGGIFISEIRRFCEKQDCKGRDNKTKLIYT